aaaatttgagggcagaactgaaaaaacgtgtgcgagcaaggatcctacaaacctgactcagttacaccagctctgtcaggaggaatgggccgaaattcacccaacttattgtgggaagcttgtggaaggctacccgaaacatttgacccaagttaaacaatttaaaggcaatgctaccaaatactaattgagtgtatgtaatcttctgacccactgggaatgtgatgaaagaaataaaagctgaaattaatcattctctctacctttattctgacatttcacattcttaaaataaagtggtgatcctaactgatctacaacagggaatttttgctaggattaaatgtcaggaattgtgaaaaactgagtttatttcatgtaaacaattgttggaaaatttacttgtgtcatgcacaaagtagatgtcctaaccgacctgccaaaactatagtttgtttacaagaaatttgtggagtggttgaaaaacgagttttaatgactccaaacctaagtgtatgtaaacttccgacttcaactgtgtgtatgtgtgtgtgtaaatatatatgctACTGCTGGACCaaagaaatcttggtcgaccaacatgcagtctatcgaccaaacaatcgaccagtcacctaattggggtcagccctaaagggatagcatattgtttttaaacgtGTGCTTGCTTTTCTCCTCTGACAAAACCAAAGCTGATTCAGAGGTGGTATGGCAGATTTCAAACTCTTCAGCGAAGGACTCGGGTAGGATACACATGACTATCCTCGATGAAAGGTGGCTATCGAGGAGGGTCGGACAGTCTTTAGTTCGCCGACAAAGGAATTGACATCTCCTCAACCACTTATCGGGTTCCAAGTAacacggaggagagagggtggagcacggacttttgcccaaatgagaaaaggcTACAGTGAAATTAATCCCTCTAGTCTAGTGGTGTCGCACTGAAATGTATCCCTCTAGCCTAGTGGTGTTCCAGTAAACTCTTTCCCCCTCTCAAGGGTTCAAGAGATGACCTGAGTGTGGGAGGGGGTGTGGCAGGTCCTGTGGCTCACGTCATTCGCCATGGTAACTCGGTGGATGCCTCCTTTTCCAAAGAAGTGCTCAACTCCAtcacaggtagtgtgtgtgtgtgtgtgtgtgtgtgtgtttgcaactGTGTCTGCACCATAACCTCTAACCCTTCTCCTGCCCCCAGCCTTCTCCTCCCTGGCTGTTTCCACGGGTAACCATGCCGACTCACGGGGTTCTCTGATCAGCATAGAGTCCAACCCCAGCACCAGTGACAGGAACAGCGAGAAGATGGACGGATGTGAAAAGGTGAGAAAGATGACAGAAGAAAAGGggagttagggagagagaggtgggaggtagagtgaggggggggggttggcagagagagaaggagaaagacaaCACGCATTCTTCTTCATGCAATAGtgataatatttttgttttttcttaAGCCAGCACAGTCTGCACAACATTTCCGGATATGACATTCCGCTGAGTGAGTCATCTTTCACACTTTTCACATCCGTCCATCTTCTCGCTGTTCCTGTCGCTGGGGTTGGACTCTATGCTAATCAGAAGACCCCGCGAGTCGGCATGGTTACCGGTGGAAACAGCCAGGGAGGAGAAGGCTGGGGCAGGAGAAGGGTTAGAGGTTATGGTGCAGACACagttgcaaacacacacacacaacacacacacacacacctgtgatgGAGTTGAGCACTTCTTTAGAGAAGGAGGCATCCACCGAGTTACCATGGCGAATGACGTGAGCACAAGACCTGCCACACCCCTCCACACTCAGGTCATCTCTTGAACCCTTGAGAGGGGGAGAGTTTACTGGAACACCACGCCTAGAGGGATACATTTCAGTGCGACACACACTAGACTAGAGGGATTAATTTCACTGTAGCCTTTTCTCATTTGGCAAAAGTCCgtgctccacctctctctctcgtgttacTTGGAACCCGATAAGTGGTTGAGGAGATGTCAATTCCTTTGTCGGCGAACTAAAGACTGTCCGACCCTCCTCGATAGCCACCTTTCATGAGGATAGTCATGTGTATCCTACCCGAGTCCTTCGCTGAAGAGTTTGAAATCTGCCATACCACCTCTGAATCAGCTTTGGTTTTGCAGAGGAGAAAAGCAAGCACacgtttaaaaacaatatgctatccttagggctgaccccaattaggtgactggtcgattgtttggtcgatagactgcatgttggtcgaccaagatttctttGGTCCAGCAGTAGCATATATatttacacaacacatacacacagttgaagtcggaagtttacatacacttaggtttggagtcattaaaactcgttttcaacctccacacaaatttcttgtaaacaaactatagttttgggcaggtcggttaggacatctatctTGTGCATACACAGtaaatttccaacaattgtttacatgaaataaactcagtttttcacaattcctgacatttaatcctagcaaaaattccctgttgtagatcattaggatcaccacttttatttaagaatgtgaaatgtcaaataagagagagaatgattaatttcagcttttatttctttcatcacattcccagtgggtcagaagattacatacactcaattagtatttggaagcattgcctttaaattgtttaacttgggtcaaatgtttcgggtagccttccacagcttcccacaataagttggtgaatttcggcccattcctcctgacaaggctggtgtaactgagtcaggtttgtaggatccttgctcgcacacgttttttcagttctgcccaaattttctttaggattgagtcagggccttgtgatggccactccaataccttgactttgttgtccttaagccattttgccacaactttggaagtatgcttggggtcattgtccatttgaaaacccatttgcgaccaagatttaacttcctgactgatgtcttgaagttTGCTACAATATATTcaaataattttcctgcctcatgatgccatctattttgtgaagtgcaccagtccctcctgcagcaaagcacccaacaacatgatgctgccacccccttgcttcacggttgggatggtgttcttcggcttgcaagcctcccctgtttctccaaacataacaatggtcattatggccaaaagttatattttttttcatcagaccagaggatatttctccaaaaggtagaatatttgtccccatgtgcagttgcaaaccgtagtctggctttttgatggcggtgttggagcagtggcttcttccttgctgagtggctttcagcttatgtcgatataggactcgttttactgtggatatagatacttttgtactgttcctccagcatcttcacaaggtcctttgctgttgttctgcgattgatttgcacttttgcaccaaagtaacatctctcaaggagacagaacgcgtctccttcctgagcgatatgacggctgcgtgtcccatggttttatacttgcgtactatgttttgtacagatgaacttggtaccttcaggcgtttggaaattgctccaaggataaccagacttgtggaggtctacaattgtttttctgaggtcttggctgatttcttttgattttctgatgtcaagcaaagaggcactgagtttgaaggtaggccttgaaatacatccacaggtacacctcaattgactcaaatgatgtcaattaccctatcagaagcttctaaagccatgacatcattttctggaattttccaagctgtttaaaggcacagtcaacttagcgtattaaacttctgacccactggaattggatacagtgaattatacgtgaatataatctgtaaacaattgttggaaatgacttgtgtcatgcataaagaagatgtcctaaccgacttgccaaactatagtttgttaacaagaaatttgtggagggttggcgcaattgcggagcctccggagCCATGCAGAGGCAAATCAAGCTCCGTACCTAGTCGCTGTGCGCCTCTCAAATTGTGTAACATGCGGGGTCTACgaatagctccgcattgacatgactggttgacggtaggtgagggGCACGtccagtataaacacaaactcacttccttgaaaACTTCCTTCACAATAGCTCCTCTGCTCGTTAAGCGCAAGAAGTTTGAAAGCCCAGACGTTTGCGGAGGCTGCATTGCAGTAAACGATGCTGTACGACCACTTCAGACCCctgattgaccatgcagagcctttaaCACAACTGGTCCAGAGGCATACATTTCACTGTGACACCACTAGCCAGAGGGAACATCTCACTGTGACACCACTagcacagagggaaaaaaatcatGACACCACTAGGCTAGAGGAACATTATACTGTAACACCACTGGGCCAGAGGGAAACATTTCACTTTGACTCCACTGGCCCAGAGGACACAGTTCACTGCAACACCAGTGAGCAGATATTGGAGTCTGAGAGTCTAGAGAGAGTCTGCCTGGGTAAGCTCGATTCCACTACCTGTCAATGATGAATATAAACGAAACATTTTCCCTTCCAGGTCTCCCGAGGCACGTCTAATATAAATGGGAACATAAATGCAGGTTTCCCTTATTAAAGCTTAATTACCGTTTCCTGTGTTTAAAAGTAACATTAGCGGCTGTGCTTGTGTAAACGTTTATCgctgcccttcctctctctctctctctctctctcccctcccaccgCGTCCCTCCCTAGCCTCTGTGAACGGTGCTGTGACTGGACATACATGACCCTAAAGTAGCATTGCGGGCCGCGCCAAACTATGACATCACTACAACAACAGTGGCTTTGTGGCACTTTGCTTGGTCGTGGGCAGGGCTGCAGTCAatcagggctgcagtggaggctCTTACTTGGTCACTGGAGGTGAAGTAGATGGGGAAGAGGTCTCGGAGGAAGAAGCGAGGCATGTTGTCCAGGATGAGGCGTCCAGAGGCAGGTAGAGGGACGCTATTCTCGCCTGCTTATCCTGGAGaatatgaagagagagggaggagagagagagggggagtggcagagggaggaaagagagcggtggcagagagagagaggagagagaaatagagaatgggagagagagagaggagtttgagGGTGAGGAGAAatgcagggaagagagagagagcagagagacaaaggagagagagaaagaccgatAGTGAGCAACAGACTTAAAGAGAGTAACTATCAGGGGCTTTAAACTCTACGTgattgagagagcgagaaacagagaTCTGTCAACAGTTGTACAGTGTTGGGTTTGGCAGGCTCCTAATCTCAGATGGGATCTGGCTGTCTGGGGatgagtccaaaatggcaccctatccctacatggtgcactactcttgaccagagccctatggaactatagggaatagggcgccatttgggacgcaagctgGATCCTCCCAGCACCACTCTCCAAGCCACCTTCTCTCTCGAGTGCTCAGAGGTCCCAGTGGAATGGCGCATTACATAGTCTGCTTCCTGTACACAGGACGCGaggatagggtgtgtgtgtgtcagagagcgTGTGTGCCCAGTTTAATGATTTCCTGCTGTTTCAAATCCTCATAGCCATCACTGTAATGTGCCTCTcgctcctaacacacacacacacaccacacactcacacacacacacacacacacgctttaaGTCAACCAATATCTGTGAGAAAATCTTGACACCGAAAACACTCCTGGAAGTGTGAAGTGATGACAGGCAAATATCTAAAAATTTATTTTACTGTGAATATGTTTCAGTCAGCTATAGTACATCGTACACTGTCCAATCAAAATTTTTCTTTCCTGTGTGGAACATCAACATTGGAACAGTCTGGTCCAAAAATGTTTGCCGCTTCAGCCAACtcacaatttttttatttcacttaacCAGTAACTGTCAACGGTAATCAAGGAGTTGGCTAAACTAAAACATGTCTGGAACCAGGCTAATATTGCTACAAGAACCTAGCTTCATTCACATCTCTTTCTTACAGACATACACTCGTAAGTGTGTCGGACTCCCAACGGTCCTCGACTGCAACGGTGAAGCTGAACTCATCATTCAGAAAACGCGttgccactgctccagagtccaatggaggtgagctttacaccattccagcaaGGACTTGCATTGTGCATGTGATCTTACGCTTGAGTGCGCTGCTCGGCATGGAAACCATCTTATGAAACTCCGAGACAGTTTTGTgcagacgttgcttccagagcagTTGGAACTCGTAGTAATGTTTGAGTAACTGTTGCGACCGagaggacagattattttacgCGCTTCCGCACTCgcctcccgttctgtgagctgtgGGCCTACACTTTCGCGCTGAGCCGTTgtacctagacgtttccacttcgcaTAAACACTTAATAcaagttgaccgaggcagctagCGGGCAGAAAGTTGtcgaactgatttgttggaaggccattctattgctaatgtttgtttatggaagTTGATGCGGTGTGCTCcaattctatacacctgtcagcaaagggtgcggctgaaatagtcaaatcactcatttgaaggggtgtcccatatctcttgtatatacagtgtaattctagcatagggctctggtcaaactagGTGCACTAATACAGAATACGGTCCATTAGGGACACAGTTATATTATCATCTGGTGCCGCTCAATGGTGCTGCGCGTGGCGACTTCATGCGTAGCAGGGCGTCCAGCGAGTGCATTGGCATCAGGTCTTGAGGCTGGCGAGGCAGGTGGCGCTCTTGCTCATCCTGTAACGCCAGCCCAGCTCCGTAGCAAAAGCCCTCAGGAGTGCTTCCGACGCAAGACTCGCCCGTCAGCTTTGTACTCGGCACATCCACTAGGTGGAAGTAAAAGAGGGAGAGTAGGggtttgggggaaaaaggggagaggaaagaggcagagagagagagggaggaagagagtagaGTTCGAGAGAGGATATGCGAGGGGGTTGTGgcggcagagcgagagagagagactcgtgCCCTAAAATATCCAGGTCTCATTTACCAGTTTTTCCAACTTGCTTTATAGCAGAGaccagacagctgtgtgtttccTCTTGAGGACCCTTACATTGAAACTAACAACTTTAGAATGACTCATTGAACGTCCAGCTAATCATTTTTAGGGACCGGTGGCAAATCTCAGGACAAAGCTGTCTCGTACCTAGTACACTACAATAAACTAAATGATGGTTTGTGATCTCCAAATATATCACAAGGGACCGATCAGTTACCCCTGACACTTGCGTTCCTTGATGAATGCGTTGTTTGAATGGACAGAAAGANNNNNNNNNNNNNNNNNNNNNNNNNGATCAatagggagagaagggccttggttagggaggtgaccaagacccaatggtcactccgacagagctccagagttcctctgtggaggtgggagaaccttccagaaagacaaccatctctgcagcactccaccaatcagcctttatggtaaagtggccagacggaagccactcctcagtaaaggcacatgacagccgcttggaatttcccaaatggcacctaaaggactctcagaccatgagaaacaagattctcttgtctgatgaaactctttagcctgaatgcaagcgtcgcgtctggaggaaacctggcaacatccctacggtgaagcatggttttattttttattgaacctttatttaactaggcaagtcagttaagaacacatcttATTACCCCGGCCaacctaacccggacaacgctggccaattgtgcgctgccctatggtactcccaatcacgtccggtttgtgatatagcctggaatcgaaccaaggtctgtagtgacgcctctatcacTGAAATGCatggcttagaccgctgcgccactcggagccctacagagagatccttggtgaaaacttTCTCCAGAGCGTCAGGACCCAAGACTGGGGCgaggttcaccttcaacaggacaacgaccctaagcacacagccaagacaacgcaggagtggctttgggacaagtctctgaatgtacttgagtggcccagccagagcccagacttgaacccgatcgaacactctagagagacttgaaaatagctgtgcatcgacgctccccatccaacctgacagagttgagaggtactgcagagaagaatgggagaaactccaaatacaggtgccaagcttgtagcgtcatacccaagaagactcaaggctgtaatcgctgccaaaggttcttcaaaaagtactgagtaaagggtctgaatactaatgtaaatgggatatttaagttttttattttgtataatttgctaaaaattctaaaaacctgtttttgctcggtcattatggggtattgtgtgtagattgacgagggaaaaaaacgatttattattttagaataaggctataacgtaacaaaatgtggaaaagtcaagggatctgaaatgtgttgttttacagggtcatcctagtagtacggcgcccctggaaACAATGaaggtaagtgccttgctcaaaggcacatcgatATATTTTCACATTGTCGGCgcaggtattcgaaccagcaacctttcagtactGCACCAACGCGTTGTGGCAGATTCCCTCAGGAATCAACTTGAGGGAAATACACTTGATTATCGTTTCAAAACCCACAATGTTATCAAGAAAGTTATCAAGATGTTATCGAGATGTACAGTGTTATCAAGGAATATCTTTACTATTCACAGATTTTGACTTTCTCACGGATGTATTACTCTAGCAGTAAACAAGAACGTGACCGTTATAGTGACAGAAATTTACTCATCCTGTCAGTAGTGAGATTAggcattttttgttatttattatttggCTTTGCAATGTTCTATTTAAATCAATCAATGAATCTTACTCTCATGAAAACTGAATTGACCATCATTTCCCATCCTTTCCTAGTCATGAGTGTGGCTTTTCTGTTGCCATGGAACAGCAAGGCACCTTTGGCCAAACAACAATGCATACCAATAAAGCACGCAATATCTATGCTAACACTGGCAATGGTTACAACCCTGATACAGGtactgttgttgtgtgttgtgtgtgtgtgtgtgtgtgttgtggtgtgtgtgtgtgtgtgtgtgtgtgtgtgtgtacac
The genomic region above belongs to Salvelinus sp. IW2-2015 linkage group LG4p, ASM291031v2, whole genome shotgun sequence and contains:
- the LOC139024054 gene encoding dedicator of cytokinesis protein 10-like — its product is MPRFFLRDLFPIYFTSSDQGSRDDLSVEGCGRSCAHVIRHGNSVDASFSKEVLNSITAFSSLAVSTGNHADSRGLLISIESNPSDRNSEKMDGCEKCER